A genomic segment from Segniliparus rotundus DSM 44985 encodes:
- a CDS encoding AAA family ATPase: protein MEGIEGVGAGIAPTPDQPVQEQRMDGEDEERERPVPARPLRVVTAAEIRAEKLRWLFEGWILAGAVNVIAGREGIGKSTVALDFAARVTNGVCGEPRSVIFLGVEDDLASVVKPRLMAAGADLDRVLFPSVEKTGAPLQSAIDLVGLRGLIEERGVALMVLDPATVLAGGRLDGNDEMRVRGYLEPLIRLAQDTGCAILGIRHFGKRESNDTGKLMLGSIAFSTVPRSVIAVAVHGETERLVLTNTKANNVKGKLSLSAEIVAAVIETDDGPMEVGRVRWHGGTDLDARDLLAGDEDSEERAEAKDWLWDYLKKAGAPVLRQEVVTQAHKVKINETALKRAAKAIHVVSDTQGFPRVAYWSLPQSGHPKASVPRAGGGPTGPTGAEQGKHALPSWVNDPTGDPTAQTTSEQGEQVEFEALEAQSVQSGHEHGGTTTQDSGTGFVACAVCGKPVEGNTVTHVKCALKKANGNTGQDHSGDEDHDYCAVCNKELVRRIDRRLGLCQWHQPITAERREAFNKRASRANSRRTG from the coding sequence ATGGAAGGAATCGAGGGGGTCGGCGCGGGCATCGCGCCGACCCCCGATCAGCCTGTGCAAGAGCAGCGGATGGACGGCGAGGACGAGGAACGCGAGCGGCCTGTGCCCGCGCGTCCGTTGCGTGTGGTGACCGCCGCCGAGATACGCGCTGAGAAGTTGCGGTGGCTGTTCGAGGGGTGGATTCTCGCGGGGGCGGTGAACGTGATCGCGGGCCGGGAGGGCATCGGGAAGTCGACCGTCGCCCTGGACTTCGCGGCGAGGGTGACCAACGGCGTGTGCGGCGAGCCGCGAAGCGTGATCTTCCTGGGCGTGGAGGACGATCTCGCCAGCGTCGTGAAGCCCCGGCTGATGGCCGCTGGCGCCGACCTGGACAGGGTGCTCTTCCCCTCGGTGGAGAAGACCGGGGCACCGCTTCAGTCCGCCATCGACCTGGTAGGGCTGCGCGGGCTGATCGAGGAGCGCGGCGTGGCGCTGATGGTGCTCGACCCCGCCACCGTCCTGGCCGGGGGGCGGCTGGACGGCAACGACGAGATGCGGGTGCGCGGCTACCTCGAACCGCTCATCCGCCTGGCGCAGGACACCGGCTGCGCGATCCTCGGCATACGCCACTTCGGCAAGCGGGAGAGCAACGACACCGGGAAGCTGATGCTGGGCTCCATCGCCTTCTCCACAGTGCCCCGCTCGGTGATCGCCGTCGCCGTCCACGGGGAGACCGAGCGGCTGGTGCTCACCAACACCAAAGCCAACAACGTCAAAGGGAAACTCTCCCTCTCCGCCGAGATCGTCGCCGCCGTCATCGAGACCGACGACGGGCCGATGGAAGTCGGACGCGTGCGCTGGCACGGCGGAACCGACCTGGACGCGCGAGACCTCCTCGCCGGGGACGAGGACAGCGAGGAGCGCGCAGAGGCCAAGGACTGGCTTTGGGACTACCTCAAAAAGGCCGGTGCGCCGGTCCTCAGGCAAGAGGTGGTGACCCAGGCCCACAAGGTCAAAATCAACGAGACGGCGCTCAAACGCGCGGCCAAAGCCATCCACGTCGTCTCCGACACACAAGGCTTCCCCCGAGTCGCGTATTGGAGCCTCCCCCAGTCGGGCCACCCGAAAGCGTCCGTGCCGCGCGCGGGCGGTGGCCCGACTGGACCGACTGGCGCTGAGCAGGGAAAACACGCCCTCCCCAGTTGGGTCAACGACCCGACTGGGGACCCGACTGCACAAACAACCTCCGAGCAGGGAGAACAAGTCGAATTCGAGGCCCTGGAAGCCCAGTCGGTCCAGTCAGGCCACGAGCACGGCGGCACGACCACGCAAGACTCCGGAACCGGGTTCGTCGCCTGTGCCGTATGCGGCAAGCCCGTCGAAGGCAACACCGTGACCCACGTCAAATGCGCGCTCAAAAAAGCAAACGGCAACACTGGGCAAGACCACTCGGGCGACGAGGACCACGACTATTGCGCGGTCTGCAACAAAGAGCTTGTCCGACGCATCGACCGGAGACTCGGCCTCTGCCAGTGGCACCAGCCAATCACAGCCGAGCGCAGAGAAGCGTTCAACAAACGCGCCAGCCGCGCGAACTCTAGACGCACGGGCTAA
- a CDS encoding HNH endonuclease has product MSGSADHVVPVSLGGDNLGELRAMHLGCNLERGNGTRRSQPERHGRQW; this is encoded by the coding sequence ATGAGCGGCAGCGCAGACCATGTGGTGCCGGTCAGCTTGGGCGGCGACAACCTCGGAGAGCTCAGAGCCATGCACCTCGGGTGCAACCTAGAGCGAGGCAACGGCACCCGTAGGTCGCAGCCTGAGCGGCACGGGCGGCAGTGGTAG
- a CDS encoding helix-turn-helix transcriptional regulator, which translates to MTGEQITPTPYRSDELLTTRQVSERFGIPMSTLRWARHANNPDFPPSFALSKRRIVYRLSSCIKWLEQREAATRKGGGAVA; encoded by the coding sequence ATGACCGGCGAGCAGATAACCCCGACCCCGTACCGCTCGGACGAACTGTTGACCACGCGACAAGTCAGCGAGCGGTTCGGAATCCCGATGTCCACGCTGAGGTGGGCACGTCACGCGAACAACCCGGACTTTCCGCCGTCGTTCGCGCTGTCGAAACGGCGGATCGTCTACCGCTTGAGCAGCTGCATTAAGTGGTTGGAGCAGCGTGAGGCGGCGACTCGGAAGGGGGGTGGTGCTGTGGCGTGA
- a CDS encoding helix-turn-helix domain-containing protein, which yields MTRRVTRGFRPDLLASIRVKNGLEIVDLARLAQVPAQTIRDWENGKTTPQIDTLVKIASVLKRPISSLVSVPKTQRKLSDLRILAGLTQPQLAKTLGISTSSYGELERAMRPIPEHLLGPLSSTLGVSPGEAQKAWLNAKNRAPGTPA from the coding sequence ATGACCCGCAGAGTCACCAGAGGATTCCGACCCGACCTGCTCGCGAGCATCCGCGTCAAGAACGGTTTGGAGATTGTGGACCTCGCCCGTCTCGCCCAAGTCCCAGCCCAAACCATCCGCGACTGGGAGAACGGCAAGACCACGCCGCAGATCGACACCCTGGTCAAAATCGCCTCAGTGCTCAAACGGCCCATCAGCTCCCTGGTGAGCGTGCCCAAGACCCAGCGCAAGCTTTCCGACCTGCGTATTCTCGCAGGACTCACCCAACCTCAGCTCGCCAAAACGCTCGGCATCTCCACCAGCAGCTACGGCGAACTCGAACGCGCCATGCGACCAATCCCCGAACACCTCCTCGGCCCTCTCTCATCCACGCTGGGAGTCAGCCCAGGCGAAGCCCAAAAGGCATGGCTCAACGCAAAGAACCGGGCACCCGGCACCCCGGCGTGA
- a CDS encoding type VI secretion system baseplate subunit TssK: MARHRRGGKGFDPLGRSSVQRWHDARLRELEEQEEDLRAEEQQRVVVARATAHGAAMGQSVPARPAAPSADSPQGVGLSRAVRVVGALAAQSGSHPGVGWAAGVFQVCGQVVLFATSNEGLGHIPAGVRWDQAVRLVFDPSAPLADAMGWQGLCNPARIVAGHCLRLAESRNGGVQLLAVASSEPIGDRVAEFVVARGAALAERVPPSGQGQSGAGVHRAEAVLPGTLAQAASLHPWQRWNAAKALLRDAARLGEVEKNYPKLSEMVRGFEAGFGDWGWIGPVREWARFLTREAQSRRVAEERLGPVSGGLMDEDTVLPAGGVAAYAAPFYAARVCAILEILLSAHAADRTLDAEELADTAYEHYSVAQDAESTRDVIGRGARDESEQLQGGWI; the protein is encoded by the coding sequence GTGGCGCGTCATCGCAGGGGCGGTAAGGGGTTCGACCCGTTGGGGCGTAGCAGCGTGCAGCGGTGGCATGACGCGCGTCTGCGGGAGCTGGAAGAGCAGGAGGAGGATCTGCGGGCCGAGGAGCAGCAGCGCGTGGTCGTGGCGCGGGCGACGGCGCACGGTGCCGCTATGGGCCAATCAGTTCCGGCTCGGCCTGCCGCGCCGTCTGCTGATTCGCCGCAGGGGGTCGGGCTCTCGCGCGCCGTGCGGGTTGTGGGGGCTTTAGCGGCGCAGTCCGGTTCTCATCCTGGGGTGGGTTGGGCTGCCGGGGTGTTCCAGGTGTGCGGGCAGGTGGTGTTGTTCGCGACGAGCAACGAGGGGTTGGGCCACATCCCTGCCGGGGTGCGGTGGGATCAGGCCGTGCGGCTGGTGTTCGACCCGTCCGCGCCGCTTGCGGACGCGATGGGCTGGCAGGGGCTCTGTAATCCCGCGCGGATCGTTGCGGGGCACTGCCTGCGCTTGGCCGAGTCCCGCAACGGCGGCGTGCAGCTCTTGGCGGTCGCGAGCAGCGAGCCGATAGGCGACCGTGTGGCGGAGTTCGTCGTAGCGCGGGGCGCCGCGCTCGCGGAGCGCGTGCCCCCGAGCGGGCAAGGCCAGTCGGGCGCGGGCGTGCATCGCGCGGAGGCAGTCTTGCCGGGAACGCTCGCCCAAGCCGCATCTCTGCATCCGTGGCAGCGCTGGAACGCGGCCAAGGCCCTGCTGCGAGACGCGGCCAGGCTGGGCGAGGTGGAGAAGAACTACCCGAAGCTCTCGGAGATGGTGCGCGGGTTCGAGGCCGGGTTCGGGGATTGGGGCTGGATCGGCCCCGTGCGGGAGTGGGCGCGGTTCCTCACTAGGGAAGCCCAGTCGCGCCGTGTCGCAGAGGAACGCCTCGGACCCGTCTCAGGCGGGCTGATGGACGAGGACACCGTGCTCCCCGCTGGCGGGGTCGCCGCCTACGCCGCCCCGTTCTACGCCGCCAGGGTGTGCGCCATCCTCGAAATCCTTTTGAGCGCCCATGCGGCAGACCGGACCCTGGACGCGGAAGAATTGGCCGACACAGCCTACGAGCACTACAGCGTCGCCCAAGACGCCGAATCGACCCGCGACGTCATCGGACGAGGCGCACGCGACGAATCAGAGCAATTGCAAGGAGGCTGGATCTGA